The Peromyscus maniculatus bairdii isolate BWxNUB_F1_BW_parent chromosome 6, HU_Pman_BW_mat_3.1, whole genome shotgun sequence genome has a segment encoding these proteins:
- the Ankrd35 gene encoding ankyrin repeat domain-containing protein 35 isoform X2 has protein sequence MWDAWLPWPLGSQPGPPSSTRMASPRKFHLAASKGLTECLTILLANGADINSRNEDGSTALHLATISCQPQCVKVLLQHGANEDAVDAENRSPLHWAASSGCASSVLLLCDHEAFLDVLDNDGRTPLMIASLGGHAAICSQLLQRGARVNVTDKDDKSALILACEKGSAEVAELLLSHGADAGAVDSLGHNALHYALRTQDKELWRLLQQALNRRRRGGHGLVQHPDHASQASPPEPQVGSPPKSSWRPEPEEEEEEERGSEWKRKYEEEQRKVSQLEQELVRKTEECKAQAAAFLGLENQIREQVQELGHLLLQEPGAAGRQGPGLRPGGDGMEQGCPLNLLAERIQELKRQQKAAATVNPTVAPRGAEELAPAEIQYEVHRKSQPEQGPPQSPRSEAVEKATGQRLNTSGGQNLGLEDTDQVCAAQKERSPAPGIEQAGPVGEPVGIAAVNQLLLQLREELAAVWREKDAARGALSRPVLEGALGTPRAEAAAAAWEKMEARLERVLVRLDRAKAGLQVKPEVFAQGAREGAPKAVPGCTKEHEEKRAPGARGEPLGAPGGEQAPGGGGQAKGHLEKEVSALRLSNSNLLEELGELGRERQRLQGELQSLTQRLQREFVPKPEAQVQLQQLRRSVGLLTEELAMEKEATEKLRKRLASQSSGLQGLWNCLPPDLVGKGSARSTAAEPLEELQTCISILVDRHLETQRALARLEEENQQLRGSLSPCGELEASLKATASPQVAALEQDLGKLEEELRAVQATMSGKSQEICKLKQLLYQATEEVAELRAREAASLRQHEKTRGSLVAQAQAWGQELKVVLEKYNTACREMNRLRDAAAEERRRSEDLAARAAEQERQAGEMRGRSEQFEKTAELLKEKTDHLIGACRDKEAKIKELLKKLEQLSEEVLEVRGENTHLALQLQDSQKSHEETISTYRNHLLNAARGYMEQDVYNILLRILSMQE, from the exons GTTTCATCTGGCGGCCTCCAAAGGCCTGACCGAGTGTCTGACAATACTGCTCGCAAACGGGGCTGACATCAACAGCAGGAATGAGGATG gaAGCACCGCCCTGCACTTGGCCACCATCTCCTGCCAGCCCCAGTGTGTTAAGGTCTTGCTGCAG CATGGCGCTAATGAAGATGCTGTGGATGCAGAAAACCGCAGTCCCTTACACTGGGCAG CCTCCTCTGGCTGTGCCTCGAGTGTCCTCCTGCTGTGTGACCACGAAGCCTTCCTGGATGTGCTGGACAAC GATGGACGCACGCCCCTGATGATTGCATCGTTGGGCGGTCATGCGGCTATCTGCTCGCAGCTGCTGCAGAGAGGTGCCCGAGTTAACGTCACAGACAAGGATGACAA ATCAGCCCTGATCCTGGCCTGTGAGAAAGGCAGCGCGGAGGTGGCTGAGCTGCTGCTGAGCCACGGAGCAGACGCTGGAGCAGTGGACAGCCTGGGGCACAATGCTCTGCATTACGCATTGCGTACACAAGACAAGGAGCTGTGGAGGCTGCTACAGCAGGCCCTGAACCGGCGGCGGAGAGGCG GTCACGGACTGGTTCAACACCCAGATCATGCGTCTCAG GCTTCTCCACCTGAGCCTCAGGTGGGATCTCCACCTAAGAGCTCATGGAGACCAGAGcccgaggaagaggaggaggaagagcggGGCTCAGAATGGAAGCGGAAGTATGAAGAGGAGCAGAGGAAAGTGAGTCAGTTGGAGCAGGAGCTGGTGCGGAAGACGGAAGAGTGTAAGGCTCAAGCGGCAGCCTTCCTAGGCCTGGAGAACCAGATTCGGGAGCAGGTACAAGAGCTGGGGCATCTCCTATTGCAAGAACCCGGGGCTGCCGGAAGACAGGGTCCAGGGCTCCGGCCTGGAGGAGATGGTATGGAGCAGGGTTGTCCCCTGAATCTGCTGGCTGAGCGAATCCAAGAACTAAAGAGGCAGCAGAAAGCGGCAGCCACAGTAAATCCAACAGTAGCTCCCAGGGGAGCGGAAGAGTTAGCCCCAGCAGAGATCCAGTATGAAGTCCACAGAAAGTCCCAACCAGAACAGGGGCCGCCCCAGAGCCCAAGGTCTGAGGCCGTCGAGAAAGCCACAGGACAGCGACTGAACACCAGTGGGGGACAGAACCTTGGCCTCGAGGACACCGACCAGGTGTGTGCTGCCCAGAAGGAGAGGTCCCCGGCTCCAGGGATTGAACAGGCGGGCCCAGTGGGAGAACCGGTGGGCATAGCAGCCGTGAACCAACTCCTCCTTCAGCTAAGGGAAGAGCTGGCTGCGGTGTGGCGAGAAAAGGATGCTGCCCGAGGGGCTTTATCAAGACCAGTTCTGGAGGGAGCCCTGGGGACTCCCAGGGctgaggctgcagccgctgcctggGAGAAGATGGAAGCCAGGCTGGAGAGGGTGCTGGTGAGGTTGGATCGAGCTAAAGCCGGACTGCAGGTCAAACCCGAGGTCTTTGCCCAGGGGGCCAGAGAGGGAGCCCCCAAAGCGGTCCCAGGATGCACTAAAGAGCACGAAGAAAAGAGGGCTCCTGGAGCCAGAGGAGAACCCCTCGGGGCCCCTGGAGGAGAACAggccccaggaggaggaggacaggcgAAGGGGCACCTGGAGAAAGAGGTGTCAGCGCTGAGACTGAGCAACAGCAACTTGCTGGAGGAACTGGGAGAGCTGGGGCGGGAGAGGCAACGCTTGCAAGGAGAGCTGCAGTCCTTGACCCAGAGACTACAGCGGGAATTTGTGCCCAAGCCCGAGGCGCAGGTCCAGCTACAGCAGTTGCGGAGGAGCGTCGGGTTGTTGACAGAGGAACTGGCCATGGAGAAGGAGGCTACCGAGAAGCTGCGCAAGCGACTGGCTTCCCAGAGCAGCGGCCTCCAAGGACTGTGGAACTGTCTGCCCCCAGACCTCGTGGGCAAGGGGAGTGCACGGAGTACAGCTGCAGAACCCCTGGAGGAGCTGCAGACCTGTATCAGCATCCTGGTGGATAGGCACCTAGAGACCCAGCGGGCGCTGGCTCGGTTGGAGGAGGAAAACCAGCAGCTGAGAGGATCCTTGTCCCCCTGTGGGGAGCTAGAGGCCTCCCTGAAGGCTACCGCGTCCCCCCAAGTGGCCGCCCTGGAGCAAGATCTggggaagctggaggaagagCTGCGGGCAGTGCAAGCCACGATGAGCGGGAAGAGCCAGGAGATCTGCAAGCTGAAGCAGCTGCTTTACCAAGCCACCGAGGAAGTGGCCGAGCTGAGGGCCCGGGAAGCAGCCAGCCTGCGGCAGCACGAGAAAACGCGAGGCTCGCTGGTGGCCCAGGCGCAGGCTTGGGGCCAGGAGCTCAAAGTTGTGCTGGAGAAGTACAATACAGCCTGCCGGGAAATGAATCGGCTGCGGGACGCCGCGGCGGAGGAGCGTCGCCGCAGCGAGGACCTAGCGGCTCGGGCAGCCGAGCAGGAGCGCCAGGCGGGCGAGATGCGCGGGCGCTCGGAGCAGTTCGAGAAAACCGCCGAGCTGCTGAAAGAGAAGACAGACCACCTCATCGGGGCTTGCCGGGACAAGGAGGCCAAG ATCAAGGAATTGTTAAAGAAGCTGGAGCAGCTTTCTGAAGAAGTCCTGGAGGTCCGGGGGGAGAATACCCACCTCGCCCTCCAGCTGCAG GATTCCCAGAAGAGCCACGAGGAGACCATCTCCACCTACAGGAACCATCTGCTGAATGCTGCTCGG GGCTACATGGAACAAGATGTGTACAATATCCTGCTTCGGATCCTCAGCATGCAGGAGTGA
- the Ankrd35 gene encoding ankyrin repeat domain-containing protein 35 isoform X1, protein MKRIFSCSSSQVAVEKWNRRDQKLLEAVQRGDVGRVAALASRKSARPTKLDSNGQSPFHLAASKGLTECLTILLANGADINSRNEDGSTALHLATISCQPQCVKVLLQHGANEDAVDAENRSPLHWAASSGCASSVLLLCDHEAFLDVLDNDGRTPLMIASLGGHAAICSQLLQRGARVNVTDKDDKSALILACEKGSAEVAELLLSHGADAGAVDSLGHNALHYALRTQDKELWRLLQQALNRRRRGGHGLVQHPDHASQASPPEPQVGSPPKSSWRPEPEEEEEEERGSEWKRKYEEEQRKVSQLEQELVRKTEECKAQAAAFLGLENQIREQVQELGHLLLQEPGAAGRQGPGLRPGGDGMEQGCPLNLLAERIQELKRQQKAAATVNPTVAPRGAEELAPAEIQYEVHRKSQPEQGPPQSPRSEAVEKATGQRLNTSGGQNLGLEDTDQVCAAQKERSPAPGIEQAGPVGEPVGIAAVNQLLLQLREELAAVWREKDAARGALSRPVLEGALGTPRAEAAAAAWEKMEARLERVLVRLDRAKAGLQVKPEVFAQGAREGAPKAVPGCTKEHEEKRAPGARGEPLGAPGGEQAPGGGGQAKGHLEKEVSALRLSNSNLLEELGELGRERQRLQGELQSLTQRLQREFVPKPEAQVQLQQLRRSVGLLTEELAMEKEATEKLRKRLASQSSGLQGLWNCLPPDLVGKGSARSTAAEPLEELQTCISILVDRHLETQRALARLEEENQQLRGSLSPCGELEASLKATASPQVAALEQDLGKLEEELRAVQATMSGKSQEICKLKQLLYQATEEVAELRAREAASLRQHEKTRGSLVAQAQAWGQELKVVLEKYNTACREMNRLRDAAAEERRRSEDLAARAAEQERQAGEMRGRSEQFEKTAELLKEKTDHLIGACRDKEAKIKELLKKLEQLSEEVLEVRGENTHLALQLQDSQKSHEETISTYRNHLLNAARGYMEQDVYNILLRILSMQE, encoded by the exons GTTTCATCTGGCGGCCTCCAAAGGCCTGACCGAGTGTCTGACAATACTGCTCGCAAACGGGGCTGACATCAACAGCAGGAATGAGGATG gaAGCACCGCCCTGCACTTGGCCACCATCTCCTGCCAGCCCCAGTGTGTTAAGGTCTTGCTGCAG CATGGCGCTAATGAAGATGCTGTGGATGCAGAAAACCGCAGTCCCTTACACTGGGCAG CCTCCTCTGGCTGTGCCTCGAGTGTCCTCCTGCTGTGTGACCACGAAGCCTTCCTGGATGTGCTGGACAAC GATGGACGCACGCCCCTGATGATTGCATCGTTGGGCGGTCATGCGGCTATCTGCTCGCAGCTGCTGCAGAGAGGTGCCCGAGTTAACGTCACAGACAAGGATGACAA ATCAGCCCTGATCCTGGCCTGTGAGAAAGGCAGCGCGGAGGTGGCTGAGCTGCTGCTGAGCCACGGAGCAGACGCTGGAGCAGTGGACAGCCTGGGGCACAATGCTCTGCATTACGCATTGCGTACACAAGACAAGGAGCTGTGGAGGCTGCTACAGCAGGCCCTGAACCGGCGGCGGAGAGGCG GTCACGGACTGGTTCAACACCCAGATCATGCGTCTCAG GCTTCTCCACCTGAGCCTCAGGTGGGATCTCCACCTAAGAGCTCATGGAGACCAGAGcccgaggaagaggaggaggaagagcggGGCTCAGAATGGAAGCGGAAGTATGAAGAGGAGCAGAGGAAAGTGAGTCAGTTGGAGCAGGAGCTGGTGCGGAAGACGGAAGAGTGTAAGGCTCAAGCGGCAGCCTTCCTAGGCCTGGAGAACCAGATTCGGGAGCAGGTACAAGAGCTGGGGCATCTCCTATTGCAAGAACCCGGGGCTGCCGGAAGACAGGGTCCAGGGCTCCGGCCTGGAGGAGATGGTATGGAGCAGGGTTGTCCCCTGAATCTGCTGGCTGAGCGAATCCAAGAACTAAAGAGGCAGCAGAAAGCGGCAGCCACAGTAAATCCAACAGTAGCTCCCAGGGGAGCGGAAGAGTTAGCCCCAGCAGAGATCCAGTATGAAGTCCACAGAAAGTCCCAACCAGAACAGGGGCCGCCCCAGAGCCCAAGGTCTGAGGCCGTCGAGAAAGCCACAGGACAGCGACTGAACACCAGTGGGGGACAGAACCTTGGCCTCGAGGACACCGACCAGGTGTGTGCTGCCCAGAAGGAGAGGTCCCCGGCTCCAGGGATTGAACAGGCGGGCCCAGTGGGAGAACCGGTGGGCATAGCAGCCGTGAACCAACTCCTCCTTCAGCTAAGGGAAGAGCTGGCTGCGGTGTGGCGAGAAAAGGATGCTGCCCGAGGGGCTTTATCAAGACCAGTTCTGGAGGGAGCCCTGGGGACTCCCAGGGctgaggctgcagccgctgcctggGAGAAGATGGAAGCCAGGCTGGAGAGGGTGCTGGTGAGGTTGGATCGAGCTAAAGCCGGACTGCAGGTCAAACCCGAGGTCTTTGCCCAGGGGGCCAGAGAGGGAGCCCCCAAAGCGGTCCCAGGATGCACTAAAGAGCACGAAGAAAAGAGGGCTCCTGGAGCCAGAGGAGAACCCCTCGGGGCCCCTGGAGGAGAACAggccccaggaggaggaggacaggcgAAGGGGCACCTGGAGAAAGAGGTGTCAGCGCTGAGACTGAGCAACAGCAACTTGCTGGAGGAACTGGGAGAGCTGGGGCGGGAGAGGCAACGCTTGCAAGGAGAGCTGCAGTCCTTGACCCAGAGACTACAGCGGGAATTTGTGCCCAAGCCCGAGGCGCAGGTCCAGCTACAGCAGTTGCGGAGGAGCGTCGGGTTGTTGACAGAGGAACTGGCCATGGAGAAGGAGGCTACCGAGAAGCTGCGCAAGCGACTGGCTTCCCAGAGCAGCGGCCTCCAAGGACTGTGGAACTGTCTGCCCCCAGACCTCGTGGGCAAGGGGAGTGCACGGAGTACAGCTGCAGAACCCCTGGAGGAGCTGCAGACCTGTATCAGCATCCTGGTGGATAGGCACCTAGAGACCCAGCGGGCGCTGGCTCGGTTGGAGGAGGAAAACCAGCAGCTGAGAGGATCCTTGTCCCCCTGTGGGGAGCTAGAGGCCTCCCTGAAGGCTACCGCGTCCCCCCAAGTGGCCGCCCTGGAGCAAGATCTggggaagctggaggaagagCTGCGGGCAGTGCAAGCCACGATGAGCGGGAAGAGCCAGGAGATCTGCAAGCTGAAGCAGCTGCTTTACCAAGCCACCGAGGAAGTGGCCGAGCTGAGGGCCCGGGAAGCAGCCAGCCTGCGGCAGCACGAGAAAACGCGAGGCTCGCTGGTGGCCCAGGCGCAGGCTTGGGGCCAGGAGCTCAAAGTTGTGCTGGAGAAGTACAATACAGCCTGCCGGGAAATGAATCGGCTGCGGGACGCCGCGGCGGAGGAGCGTCGCCGCAGCGAGGACCTAGCGGCTCGGGCAGCCGAGCAGGAGCGCCAGGCGGGCGAGATGCGCGGGCGCTCGGAGCAGTTCGAGAAAACCGCCGAGCTGCTGAAAGAGAAGACAGACCACCTCATCGGGGCTTGCCGGGACAAGGAGGCCAAG ATCAAGGAATTGTTAAAGAAGCTGGAGCAGCTTTCTGAAGAAGTCCTGGAGGTCCGGGGGGAGAATACCCACCTCGCCCTCCAGCTGCAG GATTCCCAGAAGAGCCACGAGGAGACCATCTCCACCTACAGGAACCATCTGCTGAATGCTGCTCGG GGCTACATGGAACAAGATGTGTACAATATCCTGCTTCGGATCCTCAGCATGCAGGAGTGA
- the Ankrd35 gene encoding ankyrin repeat domain-containing protein 35 isoform X3, with amino-acid sequence MIASLGGHAAICSQLLQRGARVNVTDKDDKSALILACEKGSAEVAELLLSHGADAGAVDSLGHNALHYALRTQDKELWRLLQQALNRRRRGGHGLVQHPDHASQASPPEPQVGSPPKSSWRPEPEEEEEEERGSEWKRKYEEEQRKVSQLEQELVRKTEECKAQAAAFLGLENQIREQVQELGHLLLQEPGAAGRQGPGLRPGGDGMEQGCPLNLLAERIQELKRQQKAAATVNPTVAPRGAEELAPAEIQYEVHRKSQPEQGPPQSPRSEAVEKATGQRLNTSGGQNLGLEDTDQVCAAQKERSPAPGIEQAGPVGEPVGIAAVNQLLLQLREELAAVWREKDAARGALSRPVLEGALGTPRAEAAAAAWEKMEARLERVLVRLDRAKAGLQVKPEVFAQGAREGAPKAVPGCTKEHEEKRAPGARGEPLGAPGGEQAPGGGGQAKGHLEKEVSALRLSNSNLLEELGELGRERQRLQGELQSLTQRLQREFVPKPEAQVQLQQLRRSVGLLTEELAMEKEATEKLRKRLASQSSGLQGLWNCLPPDLVGKGSARSTAAEPLEELQTCISILVDRHLETQRALARLEEENQQLRGSLSPCGELEASLKATASPQVAALEQDLGKLEEELRAVQATMSGKSQEICKLKQLLYQATEEVAELRAREAASLRQHEKTRGSLVAQAQAWGQELKVVLEKYNTACREMNRLRDAAAEERRRSEDLAARAAEQERQAGEMRGRSEQFEKTAELLKEKTDHLIGACRDKEAKIKELLKKLEQLSEEVLEVRGENTHLALQLQDSQKSHEETISTYRNHLLNAARGYMEQDVYNILLRILSMQE; translated from the exons ATGATTGCATCGTTGGGCGGTCATGCGGCTATCTGCTCGCAGCTGCTGCAGAGAGGTGCCCGAGTTAACGTCACAGACAAGGATGACAA ATCAGCCCTGATCCTGGCCTGTGAGAAAGGCAGCGCGGAGGTGGCTGAGCTGCTGCTGAGCCACGGAGCAGACGCTGGAGCAGTGGACAGCCTGGGGCACAATGCTCTGCATTACGCATTGCGTACACAAGACAAGGAGCTGTGGAGGCTGCTACAGCAGGCCCTGAACCGGCGGCGGAGAGGCG GTCACGGACTGGTTCAACACCCAGATCATGCGTCTCAG GCTTCTCCACCTGAGCCTCAGGTGGGATCTCCACCTAAGAGCTCATGGAGACCAGAGcccgaggaagaggaggaggaagagcggGGCTCAGAATGGAAGCGGAAGTATGAAGAGGAGCAGAGGAAAGTGAGTCAGTTGGAGCAGGAGCTGGTGCGGAAGACGGAAGAGTGTAAGGCTCAAGCGGCAGCCTTCCTAGGCCTGGAGAACCAGATTCGGGAGCAGGTACAAGAGCTGGGGCATCTCCTATTGCAAGAACCCGGGGCTGCCGGAAGACAGGGTCCAGGGCTCCGGCCTGGAGGAGATGGTATGGAGCAGGGTTGTCCCCTGAATCTGCTGGCTGAGCGAATCCAAGAACTAAAGAGGCAGCAGAAAGCGGCAGCCACAGTAAATCCAACAGTAGCTCCCAGGGGAGCGGAAGAGTTAGCCCCAGCAGAGATCCAGTATGAAGTCCACAGAAAGTCCCAACCAGAACAGGGGCCGCCCCAGAGCCCAAGGTCTGAGGCCGTCGAGAAAGCCACAGGACAGCGACTGAACACCAGTGGGGGACAGAACCTTGGCCTCGAGGACACCGACCAGGTGTGTGCTGCCCAGAAGGAGAGGTCCCCGGCTCCAGGGATTGAACAGGCGGGCCCAGTGGGAGAACCGGTGGGCATAGCAGCCGTGAACCAACTCCTCCTTCAGCTAAGGGAAGAGCTGGCTGCGGTGTGGCGAGAAAAGGATGCTGCCCGAGGGGCTTTATCAAGACCAGTTCTGGAGGGAGCCCTGGGGACTCCCAGGGctgaggctgcagccgctgcctggGAGAAGATGGAAGCCAGGCTGGAGAGGGTGCTGGTGAGGTTGGATCGAGCTAAAGCCGGACTGCAGGTCAAACCCGAGGTCTTTGCCCAGGGGGCCAGAGAGGGAGCCCCCAAAGCGGTCCCAGGATGCACTAAAGAGCACGAAGAAAAGAGGGCTCCTGGAGCCAGAGGAGAACCCCTCGGGGCCCCTGGAGGAGAACAggccccaggaggaggaggacaggcgAAGGGGCACCTGGAGAAAGAGGTGTCAGCGCTGAGACTGAGCAACAGCAACTTGCTGGAGGAACTGGGAGAGCTGGGGCGGGAGAGGCAACGCTTGCAAGGAGAGCTGCAGTCCTTGACCCAGAGACTACAGCGGGAATTTGTGCCCAAGCCCGAGGCGCAGGTCCAGCTACAGCAGTTGCGGAGGAGCGTCGGGTTGTTGACAGAGGAACTGGCCATGGAGAAGGAGGCTACCGAGAAGCTGCGCAAGCGACTGGCTTCCCAGAGCAGCGGCCTCCAAGGACTGTGGAACTGTCTGCCCCCAGACCTCGTGGGCAAGGGGAGTGCACGGAGTACAGCTGCAGAACCCCTGGAGGAGCTGCAGACCTGTATCAGCATCCTGGTGGATAGGCACCTAGAGACCCAGCGGGCGCTGGCTCGGTTGGAGGAGGAAAACCAGCAGCTGAGAGGATCCTTGTCCCCCTGTGGGGAGCTAGAGGCCTCCCTGAAGGCTACCGCGTCCCCCCAAGTGGCCGCCCTGGAGCAAGATCTggggaagctggaggaagagCTGCGGGCAGTGCAAGCCACGATGAGCGGGAAGAGCCAGGAGATCTGCAAGCTGAAGCAGCTGCTTTACCAAGCCACCGAGGAAGTGGCCGAGCTGAGGGCCCGGGAAGCAGCCAGCCTGCGGCAGCACGAGAAAACGCGAGGCTCGCTGGTGGCCCAGGCGCAGGCTTGGGGCCAGGAGCTCAAAGTTGTGCTGGAGAAGTACAATACAGCCTGCCGGGAAATGAATCGGCTGCGGGACGCCGCGGCGGAGGAGCGTCGCCGCAGCGAGGACCTAGCGGCTCGGGCAGCCGAGCAGGAGCGCCAGGCGGGCGAGATGCGCGGGCGCTCGGAGCAGTTCGAGAAAACCGCCGAGCTGCTGAAAGAGAAGACAGACCACCTCATCGGGGCTTGCCGGGACAAGGAGGCCAAG ATCAAGGAATTGTTAAAGAAGCTGGAGCAGCTTTCTGAAGAAGTCCTGGAGGTCCGGGGGGAGAATACCCACCTCGCCCTCCAGCTGCAG GATTCCCAGAAGAGCCACGAGGAGACCATCTCCACCTACAGGAACCATCTGCTGAATGCTGCTCGG GGCTACATGGAACAAGATGTGTACAATATCCTGCTTCGGATCCTCAGCATGCAGGAGTGA